A genomic region of Methylobacterium durans contains the following coding sequences:
- a CDS encoding 3-hydroxybutyrate dehydrogenase, whose protein sequence is MVRILQSAGLDRAGTARPLDGRVAIVTGSTSGIGLAIANALAEQGALIVINGFGNESEIEHLCRELSERHQTPVRYDDADLSQAGAVMDLVDRSARAFGPIEILVNNAGIQHVSPIEEFPPEKWEAILAINLSAVFYATRSVLSDMRQRGWGRIVNVASAHGLIGSLFKSAYVAAKHGVLGLTKVTALETAEAGITCNAVCPGYVWTPLVEHQVRAQAAAHGLSEDEVVRQVLLAEQPNKRFATVEEIAGTVAFLCSPAAASITGAAISVDGGWTAH, encoded by the coding sequence ATGGTACGCATCCTTCAGTCAGCCGGGCTCGACCGGGCCGGAACGGCGCGTCCGCTCGATGGTCGCGTGGCCATCGTCACCGGCTCCACGAGCGGCATCGGGCTGGCCATAGCCAACGCCTTGGCCGAGCAGGGCGCCTTGATCGTGATCAATGGCTTCGGCAACGAGTCCGAGATCGAGCACCTCTGCCGCGAGCTGAGCGAGCGGCACCAGACACCCGTGCGCTACGACGATGCCGACCTCTCGCAGGCCGGGGCCGTGATGGACCTCGTCGACCGTTCGGCACGTGCCTTCGGCCCCATCGAGATCCTCGTGAACAATGCCGGCATCCAGCATGTCAGCCCGATCGAGGAGTTCCCGCCCGAGAAGTGGGAGGCCATTCTGGCCATCAACCTCTCGGCGGTGTTCTACGCCACGCGCTCCGTGCTTTCGGACATGCGCCAGCGTGGTTGGGGTCGGATCGTCAACGTGGCCTCGGCGCACGGGCTGATCGGCTCGCTCTTCAAGAGCGCCTACGTGGCAGCGAAGCACGGCGTGTTGGGCCTGACCAAGGTCACCGCCCTGGAGACGGCGGAAGCCGGCATCACCTGCAACGCGGTCTGCCCCGGCTACGTCTGGACGCCGCTCGTCGAGCATCAGGTGCGCGCTCAGGCGGCCGCGCACGGCCTCTCGGAGGATGAGGTGGTGCGTCAGGTGCTCCTCGCCGAGCAGCCGAACAAGCGCTTTGCCACGGTTGAGGAGATCGCCGGCACCGTGGCCTTCCTGTGCAGCCCGGCCGCGGCGTCCATCACGGGCGCTGCCATCAGCGTCGACGGCGGCTGGACCGCCCATTGA
- a CDS encoding cupin domain-containing protein → MTTIPTLRSAAHRTLCGALMMTGALALGASAAQAGSCPADKVVASGKRQAESKAAAQGVTDTVIASTELAKEPVGIKDRQFRLRRLVIEPGGIVPWHSHGDRPAIIYVVSGEVVEYASTCAVPITHKAGEATSETHATAHWWKNTGSSTAVLLSADLFHVKGDPRQM, encoded by the coding sequence ATGACGACGATCCCGACGCTCCGCAGCGCAGCTCACCGCACGCTGTGCGGAGCGCTCATGATGACCGGCGCCTTGGCGCTCGGGGCCAGCGCGGCCCAGGCCGGTTCCTGCCCGGCGGACAAGGTGGTCGCCAGCGGCAAGAGGCAGGCCGAGAGCAAGGCCGCAGCGCAGGGCGTGACCGACACCGTAATCGCCTCAACCGAGCTGGCGAAGGAGCCCGTCGGCATCAAGGATCGCCAGTTCCGGCTCAGGCGGCTCGTGATCGAGCCCGGCGGCATCGTGCCCTGGCACAGCCACGGCGACCGGCCGGCCATCATCTACGTGGTCTCCGGGGAAGTGGTCGAGTATGCGAGCACCTGCGCAGTGCCGATCACCCACAAGGCCGGCGAGGCAACCTCGGAGACGCACGCCACCGCGCATTGGTGGAAGAACACCGGCAGCTCGACCGCGGTCCTGCTCTCGGCCGATCTCTTTCACGTGAAGGGCGACCCCCGCCAGATGTGA
- a CDS encoding LysR family transcriptional regulator: protein MELHEIRYFLAVARLGSFTKAAEHCNVTQPALTRAIQKLEDELGGLLFSRERSHVHLTDLGRLLEPEFTEMIERRERAKRAASRFLRLEGAELRLGVMCTIGPLRFVGFLNSFRMSHPGIELTLIEGVPVRLTEMLLAGELDVAIMAHPDGFPDPLRASPLYEERFMVACGQLHDFACYNAVRMRDMAGQIYLQRINCEYRDHLAEILREQGTEILRSHRSEREDWIQSMVVAGMGVCFLPEFSATLPGLSLLPLMEPVVARQVCLVTVAGRRWSSPLAALVAALDQYAWPASRFDMGEERSPEPLVSV from the coding sequence ATGGAGCTCCACGAGATCCGCTACTTCCTGGCGGTCGCCCGCCTCGGCAGCTTCACGAAGGCGGCCGAGCACTGCAACGTGACGCAGCCCGCCCTGACCCGGGCGATCCAGAAGCTGGAGGACGAGCTCGGCGGCCTGCTGTTCTCGCGCGAGCGCAGCCACGTGCACCTGACCGATCTCGGCCGCCTGCTGGAGCCGGAATTCACCGAGATGATCGAGCGGCGCGAGCGCGCCAAGCGCGCGGCCTCGCGCTTCCTGCGGCTTGAGGGCGCCGAATTGCGCCTCGGCGTGATGTGCACGATCGGGCCGCTGCGCTTCGTCGGCTTCCTCAACAGCTTCCGGATGAGTCATCCCGGGATTGAGTTGACGCTGATCGAGGGCGTGCCGGTCCGCCTTACGGAGATGCTGCTCGCAGGCGAGCTCGATGTGGCGATCATGGCGCATCCGGATGGCTTCCCCGATCCGCTGCGGGCGAGCCCCCTCTACGAAGAGCGCTTCATGGTCGCCTGCGGTCAGCTGCACGATTTCGCCTGCTACAACGCGGTTCGGATGCGCGACATGGCAGGGCAGATCTACCTGCAGCGGATCAATTGCGAGTACCGGGACCACTTGGCCGAGATCCTGCGCGAGCAGGGCACCGAGATCTTGCGGTCTCATCGCAGCGAGCGTGAGGACTGGATCCAGAGCATGGTGGTGGCCGGGATGGGGGTGTGCTTCCTGCCCGAGTTCTCTGCCACCCTGCCCGGCCTGTCGCTCCTGCCGTTGATGGAACCGGTTGTCGCTCGGCAGGTCTGCCTCGTCACGGTCGCCGGCCGGCGGTGGTCCTCGCCGCTTGCAGCGCTGGTGGCCGCGCTCGATCAATATGCTTGGCCAGCCAGCCGCTTTGACATGGGCGAAGAGCGCAGTCCTGAGCCGCTGGTATCCGTGTGA
- a CDS encoding MFS transporter produces MPDPGTLGLNGPMTRERTHAGDLVRNAVIALMAFLTVVDLFATQAILPSLARAYAVSPAAIGFAVNATTLGMAFGGLGVALLGQRIDRRRGVVVSLLLLAVPTALLGTLPDLWVFAALRVLQGVCMAAAFTLTLAYLGEACSASAAAGAFAAYVTGNVASNFVGRLVAAALVDHLGLVSNFLAFALLNLAGAGLALLVLRAPKPEPLRHMDQQGRASPHTVWIAHLANPTLLAAFGIGFCILFAFLGTFTYVNFVLTGSPFLVGPMTLGFIYFVFLPSLITTPLAGHVSGRLGFRRGLAAGLLIAALGLPLLNLPSLPFVLAGLVLVGIGTFLAQAIATGVVGRFAMGERASASGLYLLFYYLGGLAGTAILGQVFERLGWGACVLGVAASLALAAALTTRLREPSAA; encoded by the coding sequence ATGCCCGATCCCGGTACTCTTGGCCTGAACGGGCCGATGACGCGAGAGCGCACCCATGCGGGTGATCTCGTCAGGAATGCGGTCATCGCGCTCATGGCGTTCCTGACCGTGGTGGACCTGTTCGCAACCCAGGCCATCCTGCCGTCCCTCGCCCGAGCCTACGCGGTCAGCCCTGCCGCAATCGGCTTTGCCGTCAATGCGACGACGCTGGGCATGGCCTTCGGCGGTCTCGGCGTGGCCCTGCTCGGCCAACGCATCGACCGGCGTCGCGGCGTGGTCGTCAGCCTCCTGCTCCTCGCCGTCCCGACAGCGCTCCTCGGAACCCTGCCGGATCTCTGGGTCTTCGCGGCCCTCCGAGTGCTGCAGGGTGTCTGCATGGCGGCGGCCTTCACGCTGACGCTCGCCTATCTCGGCGAAGCCTGCTCCGCATCGGCCGCGGCCGGTGCCTTCGCGGCCTACGTAACCGGGAACGTCGCCAGCAACTTCGTCGGCCGGCTCGTCGCGGCCGCCCTCGTCGACCATCTCGGGCTGGTCTCGAACTTTCTCGCCTTCGCGCTGCTGAACCTCGCCGGCGCTGGCCTCGCTCTCCTCGTGCTGCGGGCGCCCAAGCCCGAACCGCTCAGGCACATGGATCAGCAAGGGCGAGCTTCGCCTCACACTGTTTGGATCGCGCACCTCGCTAACCCGACGCTGCTGGCCGCTTTCGGCATTGGCTTCTGCATCCTGTTCGCCTTCTTAGGGACTTTCACTTACGTGAACTTTGTCCTGACGGGCTCGCCGTTCCTCGTCGGGCCGATGACCCTGGGGTTCATCTACTTCGTCTTCCTGCCCTCTCTGATCACCACGCCGTTGGCCGGACACGTGAGCGGGCGGCTCGGGTTCCGACGTGGCTTAGCCGCGGGGCTCCTGATCGCCGCGCTCGGTCTGCCATTGCTGAACCTCCCGTCGCTTCCGTTTGTCCTGGCCGGCCTCGTCTTGGTCGGGATCGGCACCTTCCTGGCCCAGGCCATCGCGACCGGCGTCGTCGGCCGGTTCGCGATGGGCGAGCGGGCGTCCGCGAGCGGTTTGTACCTGCTGTTCTATTACCTCGGCGGCCTCGCCGGCACGGCCATCCTCGGACAGGTGTTTGAGCGGTTGGGCTGGGGCGCCTGCGTGCTTGGGGTGGCGGCCTCACTCGCCCTTGCAGCGGCCCTGACCACGCGCCTGCGCGAGCCAAGTGCGGCCTGA
- a CDS encoding catalase family peroxidase, whose product MRQTNIGRAFVASLLLALTPSLPAFAEEPSTAEQTIDVMNKLFGKHPSLRANHAKGVVAEGSFTPSPEAAKISKASLFQGPAVPVTIRFSDATGVPTIADGAANANPHGMALKFKLSDGSEMDVVVNALKFFPVATGEEFRDLLRAAAESGPDAAHPTALESFTASHPAAVTAGKTAKTPSSFARQTYNGVNAFIFVDKDGKRQPFRFRFVPADGEEILTSEEAAKRGPNYLMNEIGPRIAREPARFRVLAQLAEPGDPTNDATKPWPDDRKTVDLGTLTVTKAVADSASAEKALLFMPNALTDGIEVSDDPLIDARVQAYAVSFSRRSQ is encoded by the coding sequence ATGCGGCAGACAAATATCGGGCGCGCCTTCGTGGCGAGCCTCCTTCTGGCTCTTACGCCGAGCCTGCCGGCCTTCGCCGAGGAGCCCTCGACCGCCGAGCAGACCATCGACGTGATGAACAAGCTGTTCGGCAAGCATCCGAGCTTGCGGGCCAACCACGCCAAGGGTGTTGTGGCGGAGGGCAGCTTCACGCCCTCACCAGAGGCCGCCAAGATCAGCAAGGCATCTCTGTTCCAGGGCCCGGCCGTACCCGTGACGATCCGCTTCTCGGATGCGACCGGCGTGCCGACCATCGCGGACGGGGCCGCCAATGCCAACCCGCACGGCATGGCCCTGAAGTTCAAGCTCAGCGACGGCTCGGAGATGGACGTCGTCGTCAACGCCCTGAAGTTCTTCCCGGTCGCCACCGGAGAGGAGTTCCGCGACCTTCTGAGAGCGGCCGCTGAGAGCGGTCCGGATGCTGCCCATCCGACGGCGCTGGAGAGCTTCACTGCCAGCCACCCGGCTGCCGTCACGGCTGGAAAGACCGCCAAAACCCCGTCGAGCTTCGCCCGCCAGACCTATAATGGCGTGAACGCCTTCATCTTCGTGGACAAGGACGGCAAGCGCCAGCCCTTCCGGTTCCGCTTCGTCCCGGCAGACGGCGAGGAGATCCTCACGTCTGAGGAGGCGGCCAAGCGCGGCCCGAACTATCTCATGAACGAGATCGGCCCCCGCATCGCGCGTGAGCCCGCGAGGTTCCGAGTGCTGGCGCAGCTTGCAGAGCCGGGCGACCCGACGAACGATGCCACGAAGCCATGGCCGGACGACCGCAAGACGGTTGATCTCGGCACCCTGACGGTGACGAAGGCTGTGGCCGACAGCGCGAGTGCCGAGAAAGCTCTCCTGTTCATGCCGAACGCGCTGACCGACGGGATCGAGGTCTCCGACGATCCGCTGATCGATGCCCGTGTCCAGGCCTATGCGGTCTCATTCAGCCGTCGCTCGCAGTGA
- a CDS encoding DUF302 domain-containing protein, with protein MLKRSILALAVLLAPGTLPLAGIGAPQGVGGEPSAASENGIVKVRSAYAMAETLDRLQKDIAGKGIKLFSVIDQARLAEEAGIKLRPSTLLVFGNPALGSQFMTSNPVAGLDWPVRLLVHQDESGGVWAAYTDFRTIAQRHGIRDRDAAFAKASEVIASITSSVAKH; from the coding sequence ATGCTGAAGAGGTCCATCCTCGCCCTCGCCGTCCTGCTCGCGCCGGGTACGCTTCCCCTGGCCGGCATTGGGGCACCTCAAGGCGTTGGAGGCGAGCCCTCCGCCGCCTCGGAGAACGGCATCGTGAAGGTACGCAGCGCCTATGCGATGGCGGAGACGCTGGACCGGCTGCAGAAAGATATCGCAGGCAAGGGCATCAAACTCTTCTCGGTGATCGACCAAGCCCGGCTCGCCGAGGAGGCGGGCATCAAGCTGCGGCCCTCGACGCTGCTCGTCTTCGGCAATCCCGCTCTGGGCTCGCAGTTCATGACCTCGAACCCCGTCGCTGGTCTCGATTGGCCAGTGCGCTTGCTCGTCCACCAGGATGAGAGCGGTGGTGTCTGGGCCGCCTACACGGACTTCCGCACCATCGCCCAACGCCACGGCATCCGAGACCGCGATGCAGCCTTCGCCAAGGCCTCCGAGGTCATCGCCTCGATAACCTCCAGCGTCGCAAAGCACTGA
- a CDS encoding IS110 family transposase, whose protein sequence is MEITTVGLDLAKNVFQVHAISCTGEVLVRRALRRAQVMPFFRKLPPCLIGMEACGTSHHWARELTALGHAVRLMPPAYVKPYVKRGKTDAADAEAICEAVTRPTMRFVPIKSVEQQSALSLHRTRDLLVRQRTQLVNMVRGLLAEFGIDIPKGLTHALAFVRRAIAGEAHEVPKLAAKVIGALAAQAIAVQDSIHRLERDLLAWYRSNDLARRIATVPGVGLLGATALAATVTDPSHFRSGRQFAAWLGLTPLNNSSGGKERLGRISKMGDQYLRRLLVTGMTSLVRRNKHHPSAADPRLNALLARKPVRLATVAMANRAARAIWAIMVRGEVYRTPALGIAAV, encoded by the coding sequence ATGGAGATCACGACCGTCGGCCTCGACCTGGCCAAGAACGTCTTCCAAGTGCACGCCATCAGTTGCACGGGCGAGGTTCTCGTCCGGCGCGCGCTCAGGCGGGCGCAGGTGATGCCCTTCTTCCGCAAGCTCCCGCCCTGTCTGATCGGCATGGAAGCTTGCGGCACGAGCCATCATTGGGCGCGCGAACTCACGGCCCTCGGTCACGCGGTGCGACTGATGCCGCCGGCCTACGTCAAACCGTACGTAAAGCGCGGTAAGACTGATGCGGCGGACGCCGAGGCGATCTGCGAGGCTGTCACGCGCCCGACCATGCGCTTCGTGCCGATCAAATCGGTCGAGCAGCAATCAGCCTTGTCTCTGCATCGGACGCGCGATCTCCTGGTCCGGCAGCGCACCCAGTTGGTCAACATGGTCCGCGGGCTGCTGGCCGAGTTCGGCATCGATATCCCGAAGGGCCTCACTCATGCCCTCGCCTTCGTACGGCGTGCGATCGCCGGTGAGGCGCACGAGGTCCCGAAGCTGGCCGCCAAGGTGATCGGCGCCTTAGCCGCGCAGGCGATCGCGGTGCAGGACAGTATCCACCGGCTCGAACGCGACCTGCTGGCTTGGTACCGCTCGAACGATCTCGCCCGACGCATCGCCACCGTGCCCGGCGTCGGCTTGCTCGGCGCGACCGCGCTGGCCGCCACCGTCACTGATCCGAGCCACTTCCGCTCCGGGCGTCAGTTTGCGGCCTGGCTGGGTTTGACACCGCTCAACAACTCCAGCGGCGGCAAGGAACGGCTCGGCCGGATCTCGAAGATGGGCGACCAGTACCTGCGCCGGCTTCTCGTCACCGGCATGACCTCGCTCGTCCGGCGCAACAAGCACCATCCCAGCGCGGCCGACCCGCGCCTGAACGCACTGCTCGCTCGCAAGCCGGTCCGCCTCGCCACGGTCGCGATGGCCAATCGGGCGGCGCGGGCGATCTGGGCCATCATGGTCCGGGGCGAGGTCTACCGGACGCCCGCGCTCGGCATCGCGGCGGTCTGA